A genomic window from Vagococcus sp. CY52-2 includes:
- a CDS encoding metal ABC transporter substrate-binding protein → MKKSSLILSSLIAGLMVFFLAGCSTGESSTEKNSANDKFKVVATNSIIADMVENVGGEHVDVHSIVSRGTDPHEYEPLPEDISKSTDADVIFYNGLNLETGGNGWFLKLMQTSKKKENEDYFVVSKNVEPMYLTSEGQESEQDPHAWLSLKNGITYVNNIKDVLVEKDAKHKEDYEKNAKAYTEKLEALHNENTSRFADIPKDKNLLVTSEGAFKYFSKAYGVNAAYIWEINTENQGTPDQMSQIIDKIKQTKVPNLFVEQSVDARSMETVSRETGIPIYDTIFTDSLAKKGETGDTYYDMLKWNLDTIHEGLMK, encoded by the coding sequence TTGAAGAAGTCTAGTCTTATTTTATCAAGTCTTATAGCAGGGTTAATGGTATTCTTTTTAGCTGGATGCTCAACGGGAGAATCATCTACAGAGAAAAATTCAGCGAATGATAAGTTTAAAGTAGTAGCAACGAATTCGATTATTGCAGATATGGTTGAAAATGTGGGTGGGGAACATGTTGATGTTCACAGTATTGTTTCTAGGGGTACAGACCCACATGAATATGAGCCACTTCCTGAGGATATCTCAAAATCAACCGATGCGGATGTGATTTTCTATAATGGGTTGAATCTTGAAACAGGTGGCAATGGCTGGTTCTTAAAATTAATGCAAACAAGTAAGAAAAAAGAAAATGAAGATTATTTTGTTGTCAGTAAAAATGTTGAGCCAATGTATCTAACGAGTGAGGGGCAAGAAAGTGAGCAAGACCCTCATGCTTGGCTATCATTAAAAAATGGTATCACTTATGTGAATAATATCAAGGATGTTTTAGTTGAGAAAGATGCGAAACATAAAGAAGATTATGAAAAAAATGCCAAAGCTTATACAGAAAAACTAGAAGCCTTACATAATGAAAATACCAGTCGATTTGCCGATATTCCAAAAGATAAAAATCTACTTGTAACCAGTGAGGGCGCATTTAAATATTTTTCTAAAGCTTACGGGGTGAATGCAGCGTATATTTGGGAAATCAACACAGAAAACCAAGGGACACCTGATCAGATGAGTCAAATCATTGATAAGATTAAACAAACAAAAGTGCCCAATCTATTTGTTGAACAAAGTGTGGATGCTCGCAGTATGGAGACTGTCTCACGAGAAACAGGTATTCCAATTTATGATACGATATTTACTGATTCACTAGCAAAAAAAGGTGAAACAGGAGACACTTATTATGATATGTTGAAATGGAATTTAGATACCATTCATGAAGGATTAATGAAATAA
- a CDS encoding metal ABC transporter permease — translation MIQHFIEGLVKYDFLQNALITSVIVGVVSGVIGSFIILRGMSLMGDAISHAVLPGVAVSYMLGGSYMIGASIFGIMAAGLIGFVTQKSKLKNDTAIGIVFSSFFALGIILISFAESSTDLYHILFGNVLAVRPSDMYTTLAVAVAVILFVVLFYKELLVSSFDPVMAQAYGLKVQVIHYALMFFLTLVAVSSLQTVGTILVVAMLVTPAATAYLLTDKLSTMIVLASSLGAISAVIGLFFSYSYNLASGATIVLTTVVFFIMAFIFSPKQGFIFKRKEEVVIEEV, via the coding sequence ATGATACAACATTTTATTGAAGGTTTAGTAAAATATGATTTTCTACAAAACGCCTTAATCACGTCTGTCATCGTAGGTGTTGTATCAGGTGTGATTGGGAGCTTTATTATTTTAAGAGGAATGTCTCTGATGGGAGATGCGATTTCTCATGCAGTATTACCTGGAGTTGCGGTGTCTTATATGCTTGGTGGTAGCTACATGATAGGAGCATCAATTTTTGGAATAATGGCAGCAGGATTGATTGGTTTTGTGACACAAAAAAGTAAATTAAAAAACGATACAGCTATCGGGATTGTCTTTAGTTCATTTTTTGCTTTAGGGATTATTTTAATCTCATTTGCCGAAAGCTCGACCGATTTATATCATATTTTATTTGGAAATGTTTTAGCAGTTAGACCAAGTGATATGTACACAACATTAGCTGTTGCAGTTGCGGTCATTTTATTTGTGGTTTTATTTTATAAAGAATTATTAGTCAGCTCATTTGATCCTGTCATGGCACAAGCCTATGGATTAAAAGTTCAAGTCATTCATTATGCGTTAATGTTTTTCTTAACGCTTGTTGCAGTATCATCCCTACAAACAGTAGGAACTATTTTGGTGGTTGCTATGCTTGTGACACCTGCTGCAACAGCTTATCTGTTAACGGATAAGCTATCAACGATGATTGTGCTTGCTAGTAGTTTAGGTGCCATTAGTGCCGTGATTGGCTTATTCTTTAGCTATTCCTATAACTTAGCTTCAGGAGCCACTATTGTTCTGACCACTGTTGTATTTTTTATCATGGCGTTTATATTTTCCCCAAAACAAGGATTTATTTTTAAAAGAAAAGAGGAAGTTGTCATTGAAGAAGTCTAG
- a CDS encoding metal ABC transporter ATP-binding protein, translating to MQEEALTMSYEYLTHEPIDVQHISVSYQAKVALEDISLSIEPGKITGIIGPNGAGKSTFLKSIIGLIKTDSGRVTIGGQSIDLIRKKVAYVEQRSVIDLTFPIKVDETVLLGTYPNLGLFRRPKKEDRQKVKESLEKVKMDNFAKRQIGNLSGGQLQRVFIARALTQDADIIFLDEPFVGIDMVSEKLIVELLQELRDEGKTIVIVHHDLHKTKEYFDNLIILNKKLIASGPVSKTFTTSTIQQAYGETMGEIVIKGVND from the coding sequence ATGCAAGAAGAAGCATTAACAATGTCTTATGAGTATTTAACTCATGAACCAATAGATGTACAACATATATCAGTATCATATCAAGCTAAAGTAGCTTTAGAAGATATCAGTTTATCCATTGAGCCTGGAAAAATCACAGGGATTATCGGACCTAATGGTGCAGGTAAGTCGACTTTTTTAAAAAGTATTATTGGACTGATTAAAACAGACAGTGGTCGTGTCACGATAGGTGGTCAGTCCATTGATTTAATCAGAAAGAAAGTGGCTTACGTTGAACAACGAAGTGTCATAGATTTAACTTTTCCAATAAAAGTTGATGAAACGGTCCTGTTAGGCACATATCCTAATTTAGGATTATTTCGTCGACCTAAAAAAGAGGATCGACAAAAAGTAAAAGAATCGCTTGAAAAAGTAAAAATGGATAACTTTGCTAAACGACAAATAGGAAATCTATCAGGTGGACAATTACAACGCGTATTTATTGCAAGAGCTTTAACACAAGATGCAGATATTATCTTTTTAGACGAACCATTTGTAGGGATTGACATGGTGAGTGAAAAATTAATTGTTGAACTATTACAAGAGTTGAGAGATGAAGGAAAAACAATTGTGATTGTTCATCATGATTTACATAAAACCAAAGAGTACTTTGACAACTTAATTATTTTAAATAAAAAGTTAATCGCCAGTGGTCCAGTATCAAAAACATTTACGACCTCAACAATCCAACAAGCTTACGGGGAAACAATGGGTGAAATTGTAATTAAAGGAGTGAATGACTAA
- a CDS encoding CPBP family intramembrane glutamic endopeptidase: MKDSSMRKSFISVIIIFIGTLLILTLSRTIAGTNGYIYFFISVFWFIGLFLRDINTKKEMLSHQWKDFKKMKWRHILYVVITLILVSFIIQITRPFFNQFIPKNPVYSYAYDINTALGLLFSVLAGIVDLIVAFVEEITYRYEGMYVYKSNKMLVSIMLILSSILFGFSHYYNFGGSFIASMPYAFAGLVFGLMYLLSKNIWVPVIAHLLFNSTAILSSLFLVIVKLIS; the protein is encoded by the coding sequence ATGAAAGACAGTAGTATGAGAAAATCTTTTATATCAGTCATCATTATTTTTATAGGAACATTGTTAATATTAACCTTGTCAAGAACGATAGCAGGGACAAATGGTTATATCTATTTTTTTATTTCAGTATTTTGGTTTATTGGTTTATTTTTAAGAGATATCAACACAAAAAAAGAAATGTTATCACATCAATGGAAAGACTTTAAAAAGATGAAATGGCGCCATATATTATACGTTGTGATCACATTAATTTTAGTTTCATTTATTATTCAAATCACTAGACCGTTTTTTAATCAATTTATTCCAAAAAATCCGGTGTATAGTTATGCTTATGATATTAATACAGCATTAGGACTTTTGTTTTCTGTATTAGCTGGTATAGTTGATTTAATTGTAGCCTTTGTTGAAGAAATAACTTATCGCTATGAAGGTATGTATGTATACAAATCTAATAAGATGTTAGTATCTATCATGTTAATTTTATCTAGTATATTATTTGGTTTTTCTCATTACTATAATTTTGGTGGCAGTTTTATAGCTAGTATGCCGTATGCTTTCGCTGGTTTGGTATTTGGTTTAATGTATTTGCTATCAAAAAATATTTGGGTACCAGTTATTGCCCATTTATTGTTTAATAGTACAGCTATTTTATCTAGTTTATTTTTAGTGATTGTTAAGTTAATTAGTTAA